A region from the Anoplolepis gracilipes chromosome 2, ASM4749672v1, whole genome shotgun sequence genome encodes:
- the LOC140663284 gene encoding probable cytochrome P450 12a5, mitochondrial, which produces MKNIMRVTFFICKINNLRLSSSMQCRAKSTKNCSVDSETKNKNEQQHVRPTEDIPGPKGFIPLFGNLFRFTRYILGEYGNADVMTEMRMLHKQYGDIVKLNDLTNHRSLIFLFSPQLCEQMYRLAGNSPIRISLESLYYYRKNRKHIYDGQYGLAVSQDKMWRDFRSRVNPYMMTPQRIKPHVMQISKVTHEFVEKMRTLRDPKTEELPRNFINELHKWSLESICSIALGCRLGCLKPNLAANSEPQIMINCVSDAFDLMHRLDNQPSLWKVYNKRNFKKLSHVLDTINEIAHKYIRHAKEKLGETTNRIDIDCQNQSVLENLLRIDEKTARIMALDMLIGGIDTIGNTAGGFLYYIANNPEKQEKLRKEVMSALPSKTSLVTYDMLNQIPYAKACIKESMRIFPITMFIIRTMREDISLGGYRIPAGFNVAACHALISESAQFPLAHEYIPERWLRDNTEFPLPTKPHPFAHMPFGYGPRTCIGKRFAEMELQILLLTIIRNFRIEWHHGPLEYKNQITNRLTMPLRFKLIDL; this is translated from the exons atgaaaaatataatgcgtgtcacatttttcatttgtaaaatcaataatttgcGATTGTCATCAAGTATGCAATGTCGCGCAAAGTCTACCAAGAATTGTTCAGTGGATAGCGAAACGAAAAACAAAAACGAACAACAACATGTGCGGCCGACCGAAGATATTCCTGGTCCAAAAGGATTTATTCCTTTGTTTGgcaatttatttagatttacacGATACATATTAg GTGAATACGGTAATGCAGATGTTATGACTGAAATGCGTATGCTGCATAAACAGTACGGCGATATCGTTAAATTGAACGATTTAACGAATCACCGATCActcatctttcttttctctccacAATTATGCGAGCAGATGTATCGATTAGCAGGCAACTCACCGATACGAATTTCTTTAGAGAGCTTGTAttattatcgtaaaaataGGAAACATATCTACGACGGACAGTACGGTCTTGCAGTAAG CCAAGATAAAATGTGGCGCGATTTTCGCTCAAGAGTCAATCCCTACATGATGACACCGCAAAGAATTAAACCACACGTTATGCAAATTAGTAAAGTGACCCACGAATTTGTGGAAAAAATGCGAACACTGCGAGATCCTAAAACTGAGGAGTTGCCGCGTAACTTTATAAATGAATTGCATAAGTGGAGTTTGGAAT CAATATGTTCGATCGCGTTGGGTTGCCGATTAGGATGTTTAAAGCCCAATCTTGCTGCAAACTCGGAACcgcaaataatgattaattgcGTGAGTGACGCGTTCGATCTCATGCATCGCTTGGACAACCAACCATCACTGTGGAAAGTATACAATAAGCGAAATTTCAAGAAGTTGTCCCATGTTCTGGATACGATTAATGa aattgcTCATAAATACATCCGGCACGCTAAGGAGAAACTTGGCGAGACGACAAATCGTATAGACATAGACTGTCAAAACCAGAGTGTACTGGAGAATCTTTTACGTATCGATGAAAAAACGGCTCGTATAATGGCATTGGATATGCTAATAGGCGGTATTGATACG ATCGGTAATACGGCTGGCGGTTTTCTCTATTACATCGCGAATAATCCAgagaaacaagaaaaattaagaaaagaggTAATGTCCGCGTTACCGAGCAAAACGTCGCTCGTTACGTACGACATGTTGAATCAAATACCATATGCTAAGGCCTGCATTAAAGAATCCATGCGAATTTTTCCCATTACTATGTTTATCATAAGAACGATGCGAGAGGATATTTCTCTAGGAGGATACAGAATACCAGCAGGA TTCAACGTTGCCGCCTGTCATGCATTGATCTCGGAATCTGCACAATTTCCACTAGCCCACGAATACATTCCAGAGAGATGGTTACGGGATAACACTGAATTTCCATTACCTACAAAGCCACATCCCTTCGCACACATGCCTTTCGGATATGGTCCGCGTACCTGTATTGGCAAAAGATTCGCCGAGATGGAACTCCAAATATTACTCTTGACA ATTATACGAAATTTTCGGATTGAATGGCATCACGGACCACTTGAGTACAAAAACCAAATTACGAACAGATTAACGATGCCGTTGCGATTCAAACTCATTGATTTGTAA
- the Gbeta5 gene encoding guanine nucleotide-binding protein subunit beta-5: MDSAATELEHIEKLAKEAECLKIRLEDERQKLNDITLASVADRLEAINCINVKPRRILKGHQAKVLCSDWSPDKRHIVSSSQDGRMIIWDAFTTNKEHAVSMPTRWVMACAYGPSGTLVACGGLDNKVTVYTLSLEDDVSAHKKTVGTHTSYMSCCAFPNSDQQILTGSGDSTCGLWDVESGQLLQSFQGHSSDVMSIDLAPSETGNTFVSGGCDKLVLIWDMRSGQCVQSFEGHQSDVNSVRFHPGGDAVATGSDDATCRLFDLRADREVAVYAKESIIFGANAVDLSVSGRLLFAGYNDYTVNVWDTLKCQRVALLYGHENRVSCLRVSPDGTALSTGSWDSTLRVWA, encoded by the exons ATGGACTCGGCTGCGACGGAGTTGGAACATATAGAGAAGCTAGCAAAGGAGGCGGAATGTTTAAAGATACGTTTGGAAGATGAACGACAGAAGTTAAATGATATCACGC TTGCCAGTGTAGCTGATAGACTCGAagcaattaattgtataaatgtaaaacctAGACGTATCCTAAAAGGACATCAAGCCAAAGTTTTATGTTCCGATTGGTCTCCCGATAAACGTCATATTGTTTCTTCTTCGcag GATGGAAGAATGATTATATGGGATGCCTTTACTACAAATAAAGAACATGCCGTTAGTATGCCAACTAGATGGGTGATGGCCTGTGCTTATGGCCCTAGTGGCACTTTAGTTGCATGcgg AGGTCTAGATAATAAAGTTACAGTGTATACATTAAGCCTGGAGGATGATGTTTCGGCTCACAAGAAAACCGTCGGCACACATACGTCGTACATGTCGTGCTGCGCGTTTCCCAATAGCGATCAACAGATTTTAACAGGCAGCGGTGACAGTACGTGCGGTTTGTGGGACGTAGAGAGCGGACAGTTGTTACAAAGTTTCCAAGGACATTCCAGCGATGTCATGTCTATTGATTTAGCACCGAGTGAAACTGGAAACACATTTGTGTCAGGTGGTTGTGACAAATTGGTCTTAATTTGGGATATGCGCAGCGGTCAGTGTGTGCAAAGCTTTGAAGGACATCAATCCGACGTTAACTCA GTGAGATTCCATCCAGGCGGTGATGCAGTAGCAACAGGATCGGACGATGCTACTTGTCGCTTATTCGATCTACGCGCCGATAGAGAAGTCGCGGTATACGCAAAAGAGAGTATAATATTTGGAGCAAACGCGGTTGATCTTAGTGTAAGCGGCCGGTTGCTCTTTGCTGGATACAATGATTATACAGTGAATGTGTGGGATACCTTAAAGTGTCAACGGGTGGCACTATTGTATGGTCATGAAAATCGAGTTTCGTGTCTAAGGGTTTCTCCAGATGGTACTGCTCTATCTACTGGAAGCTGGGATTCGACTTTACGAGTTTGGgcttaa